Genomic DNA from Calditrichota bacterium:
AGGCCGTCAAGATATTTGCAATCCTTATTACAATCAATTGTATTCATCCTGTTTTTAGCGCAGCAAATCGGACAAAGGACATCGTTAATTGGCGCGCAAAATCGTTTAGCTGCTCTTGTGCCACAAATTGAACATTTTGTTGCCATTGTTTGCCTCAAGATGGACTTCTCTATTCTCCATTAAATATATAAATTTAAAGAGAGATTGTCAAGCAAAAAAACTCTTCAAGCATGACAAAGTTACCAAGCGCTCTCCCGTAATAAATTTTTTAACGTTCAATCTGTGAGCGTAGCAAAACAGTCGCCAAATTACTGTTTACAGCCTCGATAATTCATCTATTGTGAAGATAAATTACTTGCTTTTAATTTCGCAAATTTCTATATTTAACGATATTTATTAGCTTACTGATAAGCTTTTCCGTTTGCTTGCAGCGATGAAAATTATGAATCACTTCTTTTTCAAAGCAGGAAAGATTTGGCAATGAAAGAAAAACCATCAAAATTAGTTTATTCCACTGATCGGAAAGCTCAGGAACAGATCAAAGCGGAGAAAAAGCAACAGCCTCCGGTCAAAGATGCACCTGCCGAAAAGCAGACTATTCACATCTCACTGCAAACCAAAGGCAGGAAAGGGAAAAAAGTAACTGTTGCCAGCGGTTTTGTCCATTCAGCGGAAAATTTGAAGCAACTGGCGCGGGAATTGAAGCAAGCCTGTGGCGCTGGCGGGACAGTGAAGGATGATGTCATCGAAATTCAGGGTGATAAAAGGCAGCAGGTGGCGCAATTTTTGTTACAGCGGGGTTATCGAATAAGAGGAGTTTAGTTACATCGGTTTCAGACGGGGAAAAAGTCTGCGGAGAAAAAAATGGCAAAAAAAATTGCATTAATCAGCATCTTTGGTTTGGTGTGGCGCCTGTTTTTGAGTGACTCATTTGCACGTGAAAATAGCAACCAATCGGGTTCGTGGGATTTTTTGAACACAACGGCGATCGGAGCAAAACAATTCATTGAAAAAAACCCCGAAGCAGACGGCAGAGGCGTAGTGATTTTCATTCTCGACAGCGGCGTCGATCCGGGCGTTCCCGGGCTGCAGAAGACGTCAGTCGGAGAAGTAAAAATTATCGATGTGCGCGATTTTACCGGTCAGGGGGACGTTGCGCTTTATGCCGGCGAGCCGGGTCAGAGCGACGGCGAGAAGTACATCGAACATCCGGACGGTTTTCGGCTGTTCAATTATCAAAAGTTGAAATTTCAACCCGAAAACGGCGAGTACTGGATCGGGTATCTTGACGAGCATCGTTTTCGAAATTCCAAAGTGGGCGACGTCAACAACAATGGTAAAACTGACGATCAATTCGGAGTTTTGGCATTTGAAACTGCGGAAGCGGATTCTTTTGTCTGGCTGGTGTACGTGGATACTGACGGAGATCGTCAACTTGACGATGAGAAACCGCTGCGGGACTACTGCAAAAATTATGAAATTTTCCATTTCCGCGGCGGCGACTCGCGCTACGACGCGCGGCCTTTGAATTTTGCTATTAATTTTGACAGCTATGGCATGAAAGTTTCCTTTTATTTTGACGATGAAGGCCATGGTACTCATGTTGCCGGGATTGCCGCTGGCTATCAGATTTTTGGGCAGGAAAATTTTAACGGCATTGCTCCCGGCGCGCAAATCATCAGTTTGAAAATCGGCAATGGCGATCTGCCTGGCGGAAGCACGACGACGAGCAGCGTCGCACGGGCGATTGAATTTATCGAAGATTATCTCCAATCTCACTCCGGTCCGGTCGTTGTGAATTTGAGTTACGGAATCGGCGCGATTCAGCCGGGGAAAAGCGACATCAGCCATTTATTTCATCGCCTGATTCTGGATCACGATAATGTTTTTGTCTGCGTCAGCAACGGCAATGAAGGACCGGGCATTGCCACGACTGGCGCGCCGGCAGCGGAGGCGCTCGTTTTTTCTGTGGGAGCGTTTTTGCCGCGGAAAACGGCAAATGATGTTCTCGGAACGCACCTGAAACAAGATCAACTTTTCTATTTCAGTTCGCGCGGCGGACGAGTGAACAAGCCGGACGCGATTGCCCCAGGTTTTGCTTCTTCGACTGTTCCTGCCTTTGCGCGGGAGGATTTGTCACGCGGCACGAGCATGGCAGCGCCGCAGATTTCCGGCGCAGCAGCGTTGCTCATCAGCGCCGTGCGGAAAATAGATTCGAAAAATAGATTCACGAGTCTGATGCTCAAACAGGCGCTCAAACAAAGCGCGACGCCTTTGCCGCAGTTTAGCGCTGTGGATCAGGGCGGCGGAATTGTGAATGTCCCGCTTGCTTTTGAAATTCTGAAAAAGAGAATCGCGGCGCGCAAAATGAGCGATCCCGTCAGTTACGAAGTCGTGGCGGATTCTCCCGTGAATTCGGAAACGACGCACGATGGCGCGTACTGGCGCGTTGGCGGCTATTTTCCGGCGGATGGCGAAAAAACTGTGTTCCGCGTTTACCCAATTTTCCCGGATAGCGTTGCTGCGGATCAGCGCGCGCAATTTTATCGCGCGTTCACGCTGCGCTCTCAAGTGGCGTGGCTGAAACCCGAGAAAAAATTTGTTTACCTGCGCGGAGAAGACGGCGTAGAAATTGCCGTTCGTTACGACGGGAGACAGCTTTCTGATCCCGGGTTGTATGCCGGGAAAATTTTTGCGGTTCGAAAAGACATCGCTGGCCCGAGGCTGCGCGAATTTGAGTTGCTCAATACCGTGATTGTGCCTTACCATTTTACCAATGAAAATAGTTATCGGCGCCAGTTCGAGGAACGGCGTCTTTCTCCCGGCGACTGGAAACGATATTTCATTCAGACGCCGCCGGGCGCCACGGAGGCCAATATTTCTTTGAAAGCGACGGGCAATAGATTTTGTCGCATTAATCTGTTTTGTCATTCTCCGGCAGGGGGAAGTTATCGGGAAATTTACGGCATCACCAGTAAAGATAGCCGAGCCCGTGAAATTCACATTTCCGGGAAAGATTTGCAGCCGGGAATATGGGAGGTCGTCGTCCAGGCGGATGCGCTCAATGAAAAGCGTGCGGCGTTTCAATTGTCAGTTTCATTCGCCGGCTTCACGGTGTCGCCTGATGTGATCGCCGATTACCACTATTCGCTTGGCAAGGAACCTAACGGCACATTGGACGTTTGTAATGAGTTTAGCGTCCCATTTTACGGTTTCGCAGTGGGCGAGCTGCCCGGCTATCAGAGAAAAAAACAACTCATCGTGCAAAATGTGGATCATTTCGATTATAGTTTTCAGGTCAAAGAAAACGCGCGTAAAGTCCGCTTTGTCGTTGAGATCGCCCCTGAAGCGTTTCTGAAAATGTCGGATATCGCGCTCATCGTCACGGATTCGCGTCGGCAAAAGATCGCTGACGAAGCGTTGTCGTTTCCCAAAGGCGAAATTGAAATTTTTCCCAAAGCTGGTGAATTTTACAATTTGCGAGTCCAGGCGGCTTTTGTACACGGAAATTCCATTGGGCAGTGGAAATTTAAATTAACAGAACAATACGAATTGACGGAAAAAATTAATGTGAAAATTTACGCCGATGAAAATCGTCTTTTTTGGCTCTATCCGTCAATAAAACGAAAATTGGATTTTGTTTTTGACAAAAGTCCCCGCGTCGCGCCAGATGGATTTGACATGTTCGGTGATATTAAATTTTACGCGAGGGACAAAGTGAGGCAGGTTTTTTCTGTTCCAGTTTCATTAAAAAATTATTGATGAGTTTCGAGATTTGTAGGTGTGGTTGCACATCTGAAAACACGGGCATTTGAAATACAAACGAGGAGCAAGGAAGGATAAAATGTCGCTGGATCGAATTGAAAAAATCGGGATCATGTCTGACAGCCACGACAATTTGCCGGCGATTCGTGCCGCTGTTGATTTGTTCAATCGGGAAAGAGTTGAGTTTGTGATTCATGCCGGCGATTTAGTGGCGCCGTTCACTGCCCGGGAAATGAAGAAGTTGAATTGTCCTTTTGAAATTGTGCTGGGAAACAATGATGGCGAAATTCTGGGTTTGCACCGCGTCTATCAGGGACATGTCCACCAACCGCCTTTGGAATTGAAACTTGGCGGGATAAAGATTTTGGTTTTGCACGATGGCTCATTTCTGCGGCATATTGAAGAAATTCGTGATTTTGACGTAATTATTTACGGACATGATCACGAGGGAAAAATTGCAAAAACTAATAACGGAACTTTGCTCATCAATCCGGGAGAAACCGGCGGTTGGCTGCACGGAAAATCAACCGTCTGTATTTTTGATGTAAGTCAAAATAATGCAAGTCTTTATGAGCTAAACATAAGCTTGATAACAGAAAAGTAACTTGAAAAGAATTTTTAATAAATTTAAAAAAATATTAAAAAGTTGTTGACTTTTTATAAAAAATGTGTTATAATAAAACATGGTAAATAAATAAATGGTTGCGATAAGCGAACAAAAATTAGAATTGCTCTTTAAAAGTATCCGAAAGCGAAAAGTGATCGTTTTGGGCGATCTGATGCTGGATCGCTACATTGCGGGGTTGGTTCATCGGATATCGCCTGAAGCGCCAGTGCCGGTTGTAGAAGTGGAAAACGAATTTGTTCGCTTGGGCGGCGCGGCAAATGTGGTCTATAATGTTCGATCTCTTGGTGCCATTCCTGTTCCTATTGGCGTTGTCGGCGCTGATTTCGCCGGAGAAGAAATTGTCAACTTGCTGAAAAGTCTGGAAATAGAAACTGATTCTGTCATCGTTGATTCCTCTCGTCCGACTGTGATGAAAACCCGAATTATCGCGAATGATCAACATGTGGTGCGCGCTGATTGGGAATCCCGAAATTCAATTTCCCAAAAAATTGAAGCGCGCGTCGCCCGGCGGGTTGCGAAACATTTGATTGATGCCGATGCATTGATTATTGAAGATTACAACAAAGGGCTGTTGAGCCGGTCGCTCATCCGGGAAGTCATTAAATCCGCTCGTCGACTGAAAAAAATCGTCACCATTGATCCGAAATTTGACAATTTTTTTGCTTATCAGGACGTAACAGTTTTTAAGCCTAATCGCAAAGAAGTGGAAGCTGCTTTAGGAATGCATATCGATTCTCAAAGAGAATTGCAGCAGGCTTGCGAAAATTTAGCTGAAAAACTGCACGCAGAATATATTTTGGTTACGCTGGGTGAGAAGGGAATGTGCCTGTACGAGAAAAGCGGAAATTTCATGCAGATTCCCACGCGCGCGCGAAAAGTTCACGATGTGTCCGGCGCCGGGGATACGGTCATTAGCTCGCTCACCCTGGCGTTGGCCTCAGACGCCGACATTCGCGAAGCTATGACATTTGCCAATTATGCCGCTGGCGCTGTCTGTGGCGAAGTCGGTGTGGTTCCGGTGACTCAGGAAATGATTAGGGAGGCCATCGCGTTCTTTCGATGACTTTTGGAATTGATGAACATTTTCATTTGCTCAATCTGATTTTTTAAATCTGAAAAAATCGACTTGTGTACTTTCCCGCTGCTTTGAGGTGAAATTGCTTTCAGGCCACTAGGCGATTGCCTGATAGGCGAAGAAAGGTGCGATTCCCCAATTTATTAAAATTTTTTGATGGCAAAAGAGTTTGTTCTCTGGTTCATTTTGCGGAATCGTGTTTCGTTTATTTTGTGACTGTCCTTTGAAACAAAGTTAGCAAGAGGGAACTGCTGACAAATTAAAGCAATTTATTCAAAATTTGCATGTTTTGAGAGGGGCGTTAGTAGTGAAAGAATAATAAAAAATTATCTTGTCAAACTTTTAAACTAAAAATTGTGCGCAAAAAAAAGCTGACATATTTGGCGATGATGTCCTTGTGGGGGATTTGCGGAGCCAATCTTCTGTTCTGTGGGCAGAATTGGCAGCAAAAGGTAACATACCGCATGAGGGTTAATTTTGACCCTGACAATCATTGTCTGAATAGTGTGGCGCATATCAGTTATGAGAATAACTCGCCGGATACTCTGCGGCAAATTTGTTTTCACCTTTTTCCCAATTCTTTCCGACATGGTTCTGTGATGGAACGCGAAGCAAAAGATGCTTCGATGACGCTTATTCACTCCCCGAAAGAAATCGGTTGGCTGCGCCTGAAAGCTATTTCCGCAAAGAAACAAGGCAGCCCGTTGCAGGAAAATTTGAAAAAGATTTCCTACAATGAAGATTCCACCATTGTTTGCCTTCATTTGAAGGAGCCTCTTCTTCCCGGAGAACGGCTTTCTGTTTCGTTCAGATTTAACATGAAAATCAGAAAATTTAACATGCAGTATGACAAAGGCGGCTACTCCGGCGATTTGTTTGAAATCAGCCAGTGGTATCCCAAAGTGTGCGTGTACGACAGACATGGCTGGGATGCTGACGCTAATCATTTTTTGGGTGAATTTTACGGGGAGTTTGGCAGTTACAAAGTGACGATTTCGGCGCCGGAAAATTTCATCATTGCCGCAACTGGCGAGGTCGTTGCCGGCGATCCGGGGTGGCTTTCGGTCGCCGTTGACAGCAGCCAAAAGCAGGGCGCCGAAAAGCAAGCAGACCCCAAAGATGATGCAAACAGGCGTGAGGTCACTTTTTTTGCGGATCAGGTTCACGACTTTGTCTGGACCGCCAGCCCAAATTATGTTTACGAAACCGACACGATTCAGTCAATTCCCGTACACGTGTTGTACAACAAATCCGAGCGGAAAACGTGGCACAAGAATGCACTGCTTGCCGCTAATCACACGCTGGAATGGCTAAATCGCAATATCGGAGAATTTCCCTACCCCACTCTCACTCTTGCGCAAGGGTTGACCGATGGCGGCATGGAATATCCCATGGTCACAGTGCTTGGCTATTATGACTTTTTTATTGTGTTCCACGAAATTTGCCACATGTATTTTTACGCTGCCGTCGCTAACAACGAACAGACCAATGCCTGGATGGATGAGGGACTTGCCACTTATCTCGCTTATTTATTCCAGAAGGAAAAATATGCCGGCGATTATGCCGTTGTGCCGAGACTGCCTTATCCGTTCTCAAAAAAGAAATTTGCTAAATTCAGCACGTACAATAAAGTCAGGCTAAATTCGCTTTATTATTATTTGTACAGCGGCTTTGATCGTCCTTTGAACAGCCCGTCCTATTTGACCGGCGATTATTATATTTACAATTATCATGCCTACATGAAATCGTCCCAATTTTTTGCGATTCTGGATTTCGCGCTAGGCAGAGAGAATTTTTTCCGCATGTTGCAATACTATTATCAGCACTACAAATTTAAACACGTGGGAATGGAGGCATTGAAACAGAGCTGCGAAGCGGTCAGCCCCGGAGATTGGGACGAATTTTTCCAGAAATGGGTACACGATGTTCCCAAAGTTGATTTTGCATTGCGCAGTTTTCGTTCGCAGAAAACAGGCAATGGCCGCTGGCAAACAAAACTCGACATTCGCAATTTAGGCAACACGATTTTACCGACAGAAGTGGAATTGATCACGGCAGGGCGGGATACGATTGTGAGAAGGAT
This window encodes:
- a CDS encoding translation initiation factor — translated: MKEKPSKLVYSTDRKAQEQIKAEKKQQPPVKDAPAEKQTIHISLQTKGRKGKKVTVASGFVHSAENLKQLARELKQACGAGGTVKDDVIEIQGDKRQQVAQFLLQRGYRIRGV
- a CDS encoding S8 family serine peptidase encodes the protein MAKKIALISIFGLVWRLFLSDSFARENSNQSGSWDFLNTTAIGAKQFIEKNPEADGRGVVIFILDSGVDPGVPGLQKTSVGEVKIIDVRDFTGQGDVALYAGEPGQSDGEKYIEHPDGFRLFNYQKLKFQPENGEYWIGYLDEHRFRNSKVGDVNNNGKTDDQFGVLAFETAEADSFVWLVYVDTDGDRQLDDEKPLRDYCKNYEIFHFRGGDSRYDARPLNFAINFDSYGMKVSFYFDDEGHGTHVAGIAAGYQIFGQENFNGIAPGAQIISLKIGNGDLPGGSTTTSSVARAIEFIEDYLQSHSGPVVVNLSYGIGAIQPGKSDISHLFHRLILDHDNVFVCVSNGNEGPGIATTGAPAAEALVFSVGAFLPRKTANDVLGTHLKQDQLFYFSSRGGRVNKPDAIAPGFASSTVPAFAREDLSRGTSMAAPQISGAAALLISAVRKIDSKNRFTSLMLKQALKQSATPLPQFSAVDQGGGIVNVPLAFEILKKRIAARKMSDPVSYEVVADSPVNSETTHDGAYWRVGGYFPADGEKTVFRVYPIFPDSVAADQRAQFYRAFTLRSQVAWLKPEKKFVYLRGEDGVEIAVRYDGRQLSDPGLYAGKIFAVRKDIAGPRLREFELLNTVIVPYHFTNENSYRRQFEERRLSPGDWKRYFIQTPPGATEANISLKATGNRFCRINLFCHSPAGGSYREIYGITSKDSRAREIHISGKDLQPGIWEVVVQADALNEKRAAFQLSVSFAGFTVSPDVIADYHYSLGKEPNGTLDVCNEFSVPFYGFAVGELPGYQRKKQLIVQNVDHFDYSFQVKENARKVRFVVEIAPEAFLKMSDIALIVTDSRRQKIADEALSFPKGEIEIFPKAGEFYNLRVQAAFVHGNSIGQWKFKLTEQYELTEKINVKIYADENRLFWLYPSIKRKLDFVFDKSPRVAPDGFDMFGDIKFYARDKVRQVFSVPVSLKNY
- a CDS encoding metallophosphoesterase; its protein translation is MSLDRIEKIGIMSDSHDNLPAIRAAVDLFNRERVEFVIHAGDLVAPFTAREMKKLNCPFEIVLGNNDGEILGLHRVYQGHVHQPPLELKLGGIKILVLHDGSFLRHIEEIRDFDVIIYGHDHEGKIAKTNNGTLLINPGETGGWLHGKSTVCIFDVSQNNASLYELNISLITEK
- the rfaE1 gene encoding D-glycero-beta-D-manno-heptose-7-phosphate kinase, which produces MVAISEQKLELLFKSIRKRKVIVLGDLMLDRYIAGLVHRISPEAPVPVVEVENEFVRLGGAANVVYNVRSLGAIPVPIGVVGADFAGEEIVNLLKSLEIETDSVIVDSSRPTVMKTRIIANDQHVVRADWESRNSISQKIEARVARRVAKHLIDADALIIEDYNKGLLSRSLIREVIKSARRLKKIVTIDPKFDNFFAYQDVTVFKPNRKEVEAALGMHIDSQRELQQACENLAEKLHAEYILVTLGEKGMCLYEKSGNFMQIPTRARKVHDVSGAGDTVISSLTLALASDADIREAMTFANYAAGAVCGEVGVVPVTQEMIREAIAFFR
- a CDS encoding M1 family metallopeptidase, which translates into the protein MRVNFDPDNHCLNSVAHISYENNSPDTLRQICFHLFPNSFRHGSVMEREAKDASMTLIHSPKEIGWLRLKAISAKKQGSPLQENLKKISYNEDSTIVCLHLKEPLLPGERLSVSFRFNMKIRKFNMQYDKGGYSGDLFEISQWYPKVCVYDRHGWDADANHFLGEFYGEFGSYKVTISAPENFIIAATGEVVAGDPGWLSVAVDSSQKQGAEKQADPKDDANRREVTFFADQVHDFVWTASPNYVYETDTIQSIPVHVLYNKSERKTWHKNALLAANHTLEWLNRNIGEFPYPTLTLAQGLTDGGMEYPMVTVLGYYDFFIVFHEICHMYFYAAVANNEQTNAWMDEGLATYLAYLFQKEKYAGDYAVVPRLPYPFSKKKFAKFSTYNKVRLNSLYYYLYSGFDRPLNSPSYLTGDYYIYNYHAYMKSSQFFAILDFALGRENFFRMLQYYYQHYKFKHVGMEALKQSCEAVSPGDWDEFFQKWVHDVPKVDFALRSFRSQKTGNGRWQTKLDIRNLGNTILPTEVELITAGRDTIVRRIFDGSKNDPLLFTTKNRVKEVRLDPRDIILDQNRLNNGNVKCEWFFYPEFPSMYYMPRDAYAIFYFPQAWYNDIDGFKPGVQFLGSYLNRYYITRSRIWYNTKKQNFDYQFSYSMPWERFGRNVWRHVQWQQIDGKRAVSANIQFNRYHFMAGRPIFTCRVGFQHYKLTNSAYNYDKVRIGGKNISALSWEPGNLNQIFLQAKYSHWKKIPYFSAEIKASFSDRAFDSDFDYLKSSLNLQVTNIRLPGKSSIDLGSFLGISSSESMPLQDRFGVAGASPIQKLNYFYLRAPNFLSTYFHYYLPGGANLRGYNLLLDENNRVLSGDKILSASIRINREFCCRQLPAKWRSFAPKVDGYIFLGGGKVWDKGLIRKLFDAGIGVVFSKQILGKERHLRVEFPLWLSQPNLGNGDSREKNWQFRWLISFQ